From the Niveibacterium microcysteis genome, the window GTGAGTCACGAATTCTGGTCCACCTGCCTGTCCCGCCTCGAAGCTGAACTGCCTCAACAACAGTTCAACACCTGGATCCGGGCCCTGTCCGCTTCTCCGGCTGCCAACCCCCGCAGCCTGGAGTTGCTCGCCCCTAACCGCTTCGTTCTGCAGTGGGTGCGCGAGCGCTACCTGCGGCGCATCGAAGAGATCGGCAACGAGTTGTACGGCGAACCGGTACAGGTCAGCCTTGCGATTGGCGGTGCCGCCAAGCCCGCTGCGCCGCGCGCCGTGGCCGCAAGTAAGCCCGCAGCCACTTCGCCCGTGCACACGGCCGACGCGCCCCGCGCACCCGCAGTTCAGAAGTCGCAGGACGAGGCCCGTGCGGCGCAGCCCGCTGAAGCACGCAAGACCGATGCCTATGAGCGCACGCGACTGAACCCCGATTTCACGTTCGACAACCTGGTGACCGGCCGCGCCAACGACCTCGCACGCGCCGCAGCCATGCAAGTGGCGCAGAACCCCGGCACCAGCTACAACCCCTTGTTCGTTTACGGCGGCGTAGGCCTCGGTAAGACCCACTTGATCCACGCCCTCGGCAACGCGGTCTGGAAGCACAACCCGAAAGCGGTGATCCGCTATGTGCACGCCGAGGACTACTACGCCGACGTCGTGCGCGCCTACCAGCAGAAGAGCTTCGACCAGTTCAAGAAGTACTACCGCTCGCTGGACCTGCTGTTGATCGACGATATCCAGTTCTTCAAGAACAAGGATCGAACGCAGGAAGAGTTCTTCCACGCCTTCAACGCGCTGGTCGAGGCACGCAAGCAGATCGTGATCACCAGCGACACCTATCCGAAGGATGTCGAGGGGCTGGCTGACCGGCTCATCTCTCGCTTCGACTGGGGTTTGACGGTACAGATCGAGCCGCCGGAACTCGAAATGCGCGTCGCGATCCTGAAAAAGAAAGCGGAAGCCGAACGCACGCTGCTTGGGGACGACGTCGCCTTCCTGATCGCCAAAAACCTGCGCTCGAACGTCCGTGAAC encodes:
- the dnaA gene encoding chromosomal replication initiator protein DnaA, which translates into the protein MSHEFWSTCLSRLEAELPQQQFNTWIRALSASPAANPRSLELLAPNRFVLQWVRERYLRRIEEIGNELYGEPVQVSLAIGGAAKPAAPRAVAASKPAATSPVHTADAPRAPAVQKSQDEARAAQPAEARKTDAYERTRLNPDFTFDNLVTGRANDLARAAAMQVAQNPGTSYNPLFVYGGVGLGKTHLIHALGNAVWKHNPKAVIRYVHAEDYYADVVRAYQQKSFDQFKKYYRSLDLLLIDDIQFFKNKDRTQEEFFHAFNALVEARKQIVITSDTYPKDVEGLADRLISRFDWGLTVQIEPPELEMRVAILKKKAEAERTLLGDDVAFLIAKNLRSNVRELEGALKKVLAFARFHGRDISLELAKEALRDLLAAHNRQITFELIQKTVADYYKIKVADMHSKKRTRAIARPRQVAMFLAKELTPSSLPSIGEAFGGRDHTTVLHACRTIAELRLADQQLNHDLHVLTQTLRG